Proteins found in one Scomber scombrus chromosome 15, fScoSco1.1, whole genome shotgun sequence genomic segment:
- the LOC133995034 gene encoding mediator of RNA polymerase II transcription subunit 13-like isoform X2, with protein MTTTTNWVANGASLEDCHSNIFSLAELTGIKWRCYSFRGGGEYGPVISAPAQDDPVLRSFMRCVQANLLCVWRRKIKPDAKELWIFWWGEEPNLSDVIHRELEVAEEGLWECGLSYECRTLLFKAVHNLLERCLMDKGFVRTGKWFFKPYELEEKSLGNSEHLSCSFSFFLHGESNVCTSVEIAQHQPAYHITEHHIRLAQTSITPVQVILSPYGLSGTLTGQAYKMSDPATRKLMEEWSYFYPMVLQQKEGSGEKEKEEASQAYDRNCHVAVEVIVGGVRMTYPAALVLIAQGDLPVEQPPPLPAALGLTREQNHCSVPLTPPTSPEQPCSADSGFVTSVSSVPTPDSSMGVTSISPKHSVKKLSCHVVHQAWRECYLNHPQHVRNQRTDVMPKTEVPNGVTTWDFNDLGARAPCSCSRLKQQKLNMTTTSTANPQTSANTTQSSGPSLYPPSLPKHKTSDKTEKADKQSKRPAMISFHHRVSVTQEATLEQDSPGGPQLGDLVALEPPLEPLATLTNCKYPKPLSNGRKASESLLLSPMSPLPPTLSPHPRVQDPEVLDGPVDMHVCPDGVSGLGMITSETAAYSALLKLRENGAGWWRGFRTPRSDKTDCRSTELPTDLLEEVKTDTAAEGIPLKRLYTQTHKRFKISEERVRDHVQTLGLFQQPVVEVLREPGDDPYDFKEGDIEYTFSTSKRLKSQGREPSKKAKGEEITSNGALPDGKDAMSIFNSAPKSDESSQDDAAAKANPSLTREKDLVVNISDLDNIFDEDEEELGHSTKLPVSAEDRPLGKEGRVAVPYPSIADLQRMFPTPPSLEQHPAFSPIMTYRDTPSQEPPVPSGAADHLPPLASAQHTEYRMEMDEGMISPRQEDFKPQIGSSMFAPLTCLPSQSLPPLKIPEQCYYRPSWSLMPKMEHFSTVMHPQNTAFIRDGYTNVPSVNTLTDQEYGQMSATTASVSTTVGILPSPATPRFSVPTPRTPRTPRGFNTASSGQGSVKQDGTELSSPVSTPSTSLPLSSVDPLARPGPSLPEAHSLYSILLLSDSVLNVFKDRNFDSCCICACNMNVKGADVGVYIPDSTCEDQYRCMCGFSAIVNRRLAHGTGLFLEDELDIYGRSSEVGRAAERRLALCRRDPTMGDPRAKRPQDAAPASPSIMVLLQEQCSQPISSLASLHLPISCSCHGRKGALLQSWMSEKQWADGSDACVECYNALEQGLQYVDNSTGGKVDPAVVRSTALHSWPHTNVVDMSMLSSQDMVRMLLSLQPFLQDAIQKKRTGRTWENIQHVQGPLTWQQFHKMAGRGSYGSEESPEPLPIPTVLLGYDRERDFLALSPLALPFWEKLLLEPYGGQRDVAYVVLCPNSPSLLAAARAFFQELSAVYETCRLGKHRPLAKVSRDGIVRVGEEVEPEKLEELGVDQWLTGPWAGQQHTDNLSKLKLYAYACKQQLGPQLSGLLLDSSLLLPPKVQPPINPTSSTQPAPAGQPQGWTADAEQAAGTLSSANTSTPAGAVSGLMGETTHGGTSESKGPSSTTLPANTPAEPPELTAEQARIGIPTEADSMESHTNPPAIVIYIVDAFLSSNGSRNEGGEEEEGDDVEAGSIWLLGLLRSYTEMLQTLPETMRPALMLQVVPCQYLLQPASGESHLYLQHLRSLAFSCYSQCRRLMPQQTHIKSLTGFGPVSTVNSVLKSPEHPSPVQMYCPPFVLGPTRAKQPEQGEIWAEIPPKYNVLFVGYCLSHDQRWILVSCTDQQGELLETCIINIDVPNRARRPKVSARKMGLQKLWEWCIGIIQMTSLPWRIVIGRLGRLGHGELKDWSSLLGEHSLHSIGRQLREACRMCGISAADSPTILSACLVAMEPQGSLVIMPDAVTMGSVFGRSTALNLQTSQLNTPQDASCTHILVFPTSATTQLAPSSYPTEDNNDDMFDLPFPDELENDIGHDMMLITGNLHPSPNTSPVPSPGSPSGMGIGSHFQHTRSQGERLLSRDNPPEELKQQPLALGYYVSTAQANGLPHWFWASCPQAESQCPLFLKASLHHHISIAQSDELVSDKTKRTPHPLDSKTTSDVLRFVLEQYNALSWLTCTPATQDRQSCLPVHLAVLIQMYNAILNML; from the exons TGAACACCTATCAtgctccttctccttcttcctccatggGGAGAGCAACGTGTGCACGAGTGTGGAGATCGCCCAGCACCAGCCTGCGTACCACATCACAGAACATCACATCCGCCTCGCTCAGACCTCCATCACGCCAGTACAAG TGATCCTGAGCCCGTACGGCCTGAGCGGCACTCTAACGGGTCAGGCCTACAAGATGAGTGACCCGGCAACACGGAAGCTGATGGAGGAGTGGAGTTACTTCTACCCCATGGTACTTCAGCAGAAAGAGGGAagtggagagaaggaaaaagaagaagcgAGCCAGGCCTATGATCGCAACTGTCACGTGGCGGTGGAGGTCATCGTAG GTGGAGTAAGGATGACCTATCCAGCTGCTCTTGTGCTGATTGCCCAGGGGGACCTGCCAGTGGAGCAACCTCCACCTCTTCCTGCAGCTCTGGGCCTCACCAGAGAGCAGAACCACTGCAGTGTGCCCCTCACACCGCCAACGTCTCCAGAGCAGCCCTGCTcag CGGACAGTGGCTTCGTGACTTCCGTCTCCAGTGTCCCAACACCAGACAGCAGCATGGGGGTCACCAGCATCAGCCCAAAGCATTCTGTGAAGAAACTGTCTTGCCATGTGGTCCATCAGGCCTGGAGGGAATGCTATCTCAACCATCCTCAGCATGT ACGAAATCAGCGGACTGACGTGATGCCGAAGACGGAAGTGCCAAATGGAGTAACCACATGGGACTTCAACGATCTGGGAGCGAGAGCACCCTGCAGCTGCTCCAG GTTGAAGCAGCAGAAGTTGAATATGACTACAACATCCACTGCCAACCCCCAGACTAGTGCCAATACCACTCAGTCCTCTGGCCCGTCATTAtaccctccctccctgcccAAACACAAGACCAGTGACAAGACAGAGAAGGCCGATAAACAGTCCAAGAGGCCAGCTATGATCTCGTTCCACCACCGTGTGTCTGTCACGCAGGAGGCCACTCTGGAACAGGACTCACCAGGAGGGCCCCAGCTTGGTGATCTTGTGGCGCTGGAGCCACCCTTGGAGCCTTTAGCTACTCTGACAAACTGCAAGTATCCTAAGCCTCTCTCCAATGGCAGGAAAGCTTCAGAATCCCTCCTCCTTTCACCAATGTCGCCACTTCCTCCTACACTCAGCCCTCATCCCCGGGTGCAGGACCCAGAGGTCCTGGACGGGCCTGTGGATATGCACGTCTGTCCAGACGGGGTGTCAGGGCTGGGGATGATCACCAGTGAGACAGCTGCGTATTCAGCTCTGCTGAAGCTGAGGGAGAATGGGGCTGGCTGGTGGAGAGGTTTCAGGACTCCCAGGTCTGATAAGACTGACTGCAGATCCACAGAACTCCCCACTGATTTATTAGAGGAAGTGAAGACAGACACAGCCGCTGAGGGAATTCCGCTAAAGAG aCTATACACACAGACCCACAAGAGATTTAAAATCTCAGAGGAGAGGGTGAGGGACCACGTCCAAACTTTGGGTTTGTTCCAGCAGCCAGTTGTGGAGGTGCTACGGGAGCCCGGGGATGATCCCTACGACTTTAAGGAAGGAGACATTGAATACACTTTCTCCACTTCCAAGAGATTAAAGAGTCAAGGGCGAGAACCCAGCAAGAAGGCcaag GGGGAAGAAATCACCAGTAATGGTGCACTGCCTGATGGCAAAGACGCTATGTCTATTTTCAACTCTGCTCCAAAATCAG atgAATCGAGTCAGGATGACGCAGCTGCCAAAGCCAATCCTTCTCTGACCAGAGAAAAAGACCTGGTAGTCAACATCTCTGATCTGGACAACATAtttgatgaagatgaggaggaactAGGG CACTCAACCAAGCTGCCAGTGTCTGCAGAAGATCGCCCTctggggaaggaagggagagttGCAGTACCTTATCCATCAA TAGCAGACCTCCAGCGGATGTTCCCCACCCCACCTTCTCTAGAGCAGCATCCAGCCTTCTCTCCCATCATGACGTATCGTGACACCCCGAGCCAGGAGCCCCCTGTACCAAGTGGAGCAGCTGACCACCTTCCCCCTTTAGCTTCCGCCCAGCATACTGAATACAGGATGGAGATGGACGAGGGCATGATCAGTCCCAGGCAGGAGGATTTCAAG CCACAGATAGGCTCCTCCATGTTTGCTCCACTTACCTGCCTACCTAGCCAGAGTCTGCCGCCACTCAAAATTCCTGAGCAATGCTACTACCGTCCATCCTGGTCTCTCATGCCCAAAATGGAGCATTTCTCCACGGTCATGCATCCTCAGAACACCGCTTTCATCAGGGACGGATACAC aaacGTCCCCAGTGTCAACACCCTCACAGACCAAGAGTACGGCCAGATGAGCGCCACCACTGCCTCTGTGAGCACCACTGTTGGCATCCTCCCTTCTCCTGCCACTCCTCGTTTCTCTGTGCCAACTCCACGCACTCCACGTACACCGAGGGGATTTAACACTGCAAGCTCTGGGCAAGGTTCAGTGAAGCAGGATGGTACTGAGCTTAGCTCCCCGGTCTCCACCCCCTCCACCAGCCTGCCTCTTAGCTCAGTAGACCCCCTAGCTCGGCCAGGACCCTCCCTGCCTGAGGCCCACAGCCTGTACTCTATCCTCCTGCTCTCAGACTCCGTCCTCAATGTTTTCAAGGATCGCAACTTTGACAGCTGCTGTATCTGTGCCTGCAATATGAATGTCAAAGGAGCAGATGTGGGGGTGTATATTCCTGATTCCACCTGTGAGGATCAGTACCGCTGTATGTGTGGCTTTAGTGCCATTGTGAACAGGCGGTTAGCCCATGGTACAGGCCTCTTCCTTGAAGATGAGCTGGATATTTATGGTCGGTCATCTGAGGTAGGCCGGGCAGCTGAGAGGAGGCTGGCTCTTTGCCGGCGGGACCCGACTATGGGAGATCCAAGAGCCAAGCGGCCCCAGGATGCAGCTCCTGCTTCTCCCTCAATCATGGTCCTACTGCAGGAACAGTGCTCCCAACCTATTTCTTCCCTGGCATCACTGCATCTCCCTATAAGCTGTTCCTGCCATGGCCGCAAGGGGGCACTGCTCCAAAGCTGGATGTCTGAAAAGCAGTGGGCAGATGGGAGCGATGCCTGTGTGGAGTGTTATAATGCTCTGGAACAGGGACTGCAGTATGTAGATAATTCCACGGGAGGGAAAGTGGATCCAGCTGTTGTCAGAAGTACAGCTCTTCACTCTTGGCCTCATACTAATG TGGTGGACATGAGCATGTTGTCGTCCCAAGATATGGTCCGTATGCTGCTTTCGCTGCAGCCTTTCCTGCAGGACGCCATCCAGAAGAAGAGAACAGGGCGGACCTGGGAAAACATCCAGCATGTTCAGGGTCCACTCACTTGGCAGCAGTTCCATAAGATGGCTGGAAGGGGCTCTTACG GTTCGGAGGAGTCACCGGAGCCCTTGCCCATCCCTACAGTGTTACTCGGCTATGACCGGGAGCGCGACTTCTTAGCGTTGTCCCCATTGGCATTGCCCTTCTGGGAGAAGTTGCTGCTGGAGCCTTATGGTGGGCAGCGGGATGTGGCATATGTGGTGCTGTGTCCCAATAGTCCCTCTCTGCTGGCTGCAGCTCGGGCCTTCTTTCAGGAGCTCAGTGCTGTCTATGAG ACATGCCGCCTCGGGAAGCATCGTCCTCTGGCCAAGGTGTCCAGGGATGGCATTGTGCGTGTGGGGGAGGAAGTGGAGCCAGAaaagctggaggagctgggcGTGGACCAGTGGCTGACTGGACCCTGGGCTGGACAGCAACACACCGACAACCTCAGCAAACTTAAACTTTACGCTTATGCCTGCAAGCAGCAGCTAG GTCCCCAGCTATCAGGCCTTCTTTTGGACAGCAGTCTCCTGTTGCCTCCCAAAGTTCAGCCTCCCATAAACCCCACATCCTCAACCCAGCCTGCCCCTGCTGGCCAGCCTCAAGGTTGGACCGCTGATGCAGAACAAGCTGCGGGGACTCTCAGTTCAGCAAATACTTCGACTCCGGCTGGAGCAGTCTCAGGCCTGATGGGGGAGACGACCCATGGAGGAACCAGCGAGTCTAAAGGGCCTTCTAGTACCACACTGCCAGCCAACACACCAGCAGAACCCCCTGAACT CACTGCGGAGCAAGCCAGAATTGGCATCCCCACTGAGGCTGACTCGATGGAGAGTCACACCAACCCACCAGCTATAGTTATTTACATAGTGGATGCTTTTCTCAGCTCAAATGGATCAAGAAATGAagggggagaagaagaggagggtgaTGATGTAGAGGCAGGAAGCATTTGGCTACTGGGGCTTCTTCGCTCCTACACAGAGATGCTGCAGACTTTGCCTGAGACGATGAGACCAGCACTGATGCTACAG gtgGTACCATGCCAGTATCTTCTCCAGCCTGCTAGTGGGGAGAGCCATTTGTACCTGCAACACCTGCGCTCCCTGGCTTTCTCCTGTTACTCCCAATGCAGACGTCTGATGCCCCAGCAAACACATATCAAGTCCCTGACTGGCTTTGGGCCGGTGTCCACTGTCAATTCTGTGCTTAAGAGTCCAGAG CATCCCAGCCCAGTGCAGATGTACTGTCCCCCATTCGTCCTTGGTCCAACCCGTGCCAAGCAGCCAGAACAAGGAGAGATATGGGCAGAAATTCCTCCCAAATACAATGTGCTGTTTGTTGGATACTGTCTATCACATGACCAGCGCTGGATCCTGGTGTCCTGTACCGACCAACAAGGAGAGCTCCTGGAGACCTGTATTATCAACATTGATGTACCTAACAG AGCGCGGCGTCCAAAAGTATCAGCCAGGAAGATGGGGCTACAGAAGCTGTGGGAGTGGTGTATTGGTATCATCCAGATGACATCACTGCCATGGAGGATTGTGATTGGTCGACTTGGCAGACTGGGGCATGGGGAACTTAAGG aCTGGAGCTCTCTCCTTGGGGAGCACTCTCTCCATTCAATAGGGCGCCAGCTGAGGGAGGCCTGTCGAATGTGTGGGATCTCAGCTGCTGACTCCCCCACTATTCTCAGCGCCTGCCTGGTAGCCATGGAGCCGCAGGGCTCCTTAGTGATCATGCCTG ATGCAGTGACCATGGGCTCAGTGTTTGGCCGCAGTACTGCTTTGAACTTGCAGACCTCGCAGCTGAACACACCTCAGGATGCTTCCTGTACACACATCCTAGTCTTCCCAACCTCTGCCACCACCCAGCTGGCCCCAAGCTCCTACCCTACTGAGGACAATAATG ATGACATGTTTGATCTGCCCTTTCCTGATGAACTGGAAAATGACATTGGCCATGACATGATGCTGATCACAGGGAACCTCCACCCTTCCCCGAACACCTCTCCTGTGCCCTCGCCTGGCTCTCCGTCCGGGATGGGAATAGGATCACATTTCCAGCACACCAGG agccAGGGAGAGCGCTTGCTGTCCAGGGACAATCCACCAGAGGAGCTAAAGCAGCAGCCGCTGGCTCTGGGCTACTACGTCTCCACCGCACAAGCGAACGGACTTCCTCACTGGTTCTGGGCTTCCTGCCCACAGGCTGAGAGCCAGTGTCCACTTTTCCTCAAG GCCTCGCTCCACCACCACATCTCCATAGCCCAGTCAGATGAGCTGGTGTCAGACAAGACTAAGAGGACCCCTCACCCCTTAGATTCAAAGACCACCTCTGATGTGCTCAG GTTTGTATTGGAGCAGTACAACGCCCTCTCCTGGCTGACGTGTACACCTGCCACCCAAGACCGCCAGTCCTGCCTGCCCGTCCACTTGGCTGTATTGATCCAGATGTACAACGCCATCCTGAACATGCTTTAG